Proteins encoded together in one Stutzerimonas stutzeri window:
- the mksB gene encoding Mks condensin complex protein MksB — translation MQYNRRFFIGWTGATMIEPKRVLRALAEHWTLLEPLCERFDAGTLSLVELRHQLAAQLPEGTPTDITALLDQWIRLDILVPVAKSPNRFELNAQIHDFLAYLRREHRLGLCLEIEAYLRHLERLAGHILDAFEIRDGNDLARQLRLLDMRVRDVLKKLDNDEQALVAVADRAKTSDRQIPLRQRYAEVLATWDEYVEPMIQLVSADGAFEQGVHRVEQVLMKLLGEQQRLGQLVDDDLLLRTHARILEMQTTAQLTLRKARELLLPLREEARRHNAVTRGAALALSAIRKKGLDAVPQASLPLFTRPQSTFLGTASQVEAYVYALARFEPKPAQFPRASGKRKGEQPRAPRTAREMIERCQQALPLPDLMAWLLEQEPEGATDELLYWFSRLSRDSRFQRDRLERREYLTREHRVSLSSFALVANANG, via the coding sequence ATGCAGTACAATCGGCGCTTTTTCATTGGCTGGACTGGCGCCACGATGATCGAACCCAAGCGCGTACTGCGTGCCCTCGCCGAACACTGGACGTTGCTCGAGCCGCTGTGCGAGCGTTTCGACGCCGGCACCCTGAGCCTGGTGGAGTTGCGCCATCAGCTCGCCGCACAGCTACCCGAAGGCACGCCCACCGACATCACCGCCCTGCTCGACCAGTGGATCCGCCTGGACATCCTGGTTCCGGTGGCCAAGAGTCCCAACCGCTTCGAGCTGAACGCGCAGATCCACGACTTCCTCGCTTACCTGCGCCGCGAGCACCGCCTCGGCCTGTGCCTAGAGATCGAAGCCTACCTGCGCCATCTGGAGCGCCTGGCCGGGCATATCCTCGATGCGTTCGAGATTCGCGATGGCAACGACCTGGCCCGCCAGCTGCGCCTGCTCGACATGCGCGTACGCGATGTACTGAAGAAACTCGACAACGACGAACAGGCCCTGGTCGCGGTGGCCGACCGGGCCAAGACCAGCGACCGCCAGATCCCGCTGCGCCAGCGCTATGCAGAGGTGCTGGCGACCTGGGACGAGTACGTCGAGCCGATGATCCAGCTGGTCTCCGCCGACGGCGCCTTCGAGCAGGGCGTTCATCGCGTCGAGCAGGTGCTGATGAAGCTGCTCGGCGAACAGCAGCGCCTCGGCCAGCTGGTGGACGACGACCTCCTGCTGCGCACTCATGCGCGCATCCTGGAAATGCAGACCACCGCCCAGCTGACCCTGCGCAAGGCCCGCGAGCTGTTGCTGCCGCTACGCGAGGAAGCGCGTCGGCACAACGCCGTGACCCGCGGCGCGGCACTGGCACTGTCGGCGATCCGCAAGAAGGGCCTGGACGCCGTACCACAGGCCTCGCTGCCGCTGTTCACCCGTCCTCAGAGCACCTTTCTCGGCACTGCCAGCCAGGTCGAAGCCTACGTCTACGCCCTGGCCCGCTTCGAGCCGAAGCCGGCGCAGTTCCCGCGGGCCAGCGGCAAGCGCAAGGGCGAGCAGCCGCGCGCACCGCGCACCGCGCGGGAGATGATCGAGCGTTGCCAGCAGGCACTGCCGCTGCCGGACCTGATGGCCTGGCTGCTGGAACAGGAACCCGAGGGCGCCACCGACGAGCTGCTCTACTGGTTCTCGCGCCTGTCCCGCGACAGCCGCTTCCAGCGCGATCGCCTGGAACGTCGCGAGTACCTGACCCGCGAACACCGCGTCAGCCTCAGCTCCTTTGCGCTGGTGGCCAATGCCAATGGCTGA
- the mksF gene encoding Mks condensin complex protein MksF, whose amino-acid sequence MSQERYGIRRFALLNTAGYSLGIFPLENPLSVYGANNLGKSASINALQFPILARMSDMSFGKYSLEQSRKFYFASDTSYILVEVMLPHGPHVIGVAGRGPGGGFGHQFFVYQGSLDLDHYQQNGTCLRQRELFANLERAGIKAFEAKPDELRRLLVGGHTSIPLDMTLIPLRSTSEQSLKTFRALFINLLHMREITAAKLKQLFLDAFEHSLRSGSVDYIAATEEAFRDVRRMEQDYQALVAAGPLVEALAAGVAQRELLRGKLHRLSPLLDNLLGTWHDYADARKEELVIQAEHYRREQDGLQNEQRGSTGELMRLEREISEIQRWLGELAVLKNRFALVEDAHVLEQQLLAAKDAHDELAGALAQSRQFSSEDLDERLRDLEKRLKSVRQQLDHADNNSYSRLREEFSQADVDRLMRLFNGQLFSLPLGEKGISAEGDDWVKAVEAVLDRFKGDTFSVPGLSIDLSHIEPPALQALADRAALRDQKDRLERELKQLKTQHAVAVDRAASKAQAEALYQAVLDAQKALEDFRRSQTLAAEEPAKLEQLAQAEAAQEELKRTSDAFAERVQHLSAKLQLVGRQLADLEAKERTLEDALRRRQLLPADLPFGTPYMDPVDDSLDNLLPLLNDYQDSWQALQRVDGQIEALYAQVRLKGVAKFDSEEDPERRLQLLVNAYAHRQDEALTLAKARRAAVTDIARTLRNIRSDYESLEHQLALFNREINKRQVSNLASFRIVLAPNKDALKHIDQIIHSAGQYEEGETLSVFDLSQSAEQDAKNEEAKEYLARLVAANNNQLGLKDLFELAFEITKVGGQPVIHTDIDGAASNGTTMTIKALTNMYLLLHLMDREQAGRIRLPYYLDEAADIDERNQQALIETSLQLGFVPILASVKPQVSAHVAIDLEGGSGPAGIYIDEADWKYISRREPVASEHTASAQRTEEPA is encoded by the coding sequence ATGAGCCAGGAACGCTACGGCATCCGCCGCTTCGCCCTGCTGAACACCGCCGGCTACAGCCTCGGCATCTTTCCGCTGGAAAACCCGCTGTCGGTCTACGGCGCCAACAACCTCGGCAAGTCCGCGTCGATCAACGCGCTGCAGTTCCCGATCCTGGCGCGCATGTCGGACATGAGCTTCGGCAAGTACAGCCTCGAGCAGTCGCGCAAGTTCTACTTCGCCTCGGACACCAGCTACATCCTCGTCGAAGTCATGCTGCCCCACGGCCCGCATGTGATCGGCGTGGCTGGCCGCGGGCCGGGCGGCGGCTTCGGTCATCAGTTCTTCGTTTATCAGGGCTCGCTGGACCTCGACCATTACCAGCAGAACGGCACCTGCCTGCGCCAGCGCGAGCTGTTCGCCAATCTCGAACGCGCCGGCATCAAGGCCTTCGAGGCCAAGCCGGACGAGCTGCGCCGGCTGCTGGTCGGCGGGCATACCTCGATCCCGCTGGACATGACGCTGATCCCGCTGCGCTCGACCAGCGAGCAGAGCCTGAAGACCTTCCGCGCACTGTTCATCAACCTGTTGCATATGCGGGAAATCACGGCTGCCAAACTGAAGCAGCTGTTCCTCGATGCCTTCGAGCACAGCCTGCGCTCGGGCAGCGTCGACTATATCGCCGCGACCGAAGAAGCCTTCCGCGACGTGCGCCGCATGGAGCAGGACTACCAGGCACTGGTCGCCGCCGGCCCGCTGGTCGAGGCGCTGGCGGCCGGTGTCGCCCAGCGCGAGCTGCTGCGCGGCAAGCTGCATCGCCTGTCACCGCTGCTCGACAACCTGCTCGGCACCTGGCACGACTACGCCGATGCGCGCAAGGAAGAGCTGGTGATCCAGGCCGAGCACTATCGCCGCGAGCAGGACGGCCTGCAGAACGAACAGCGCGGTTCGACTGGCGAACTGATGCGCCTGGAACGCGAGATCAGCGAAATCCAGCGCTGGCTGGGCGAGCTGGCGGTGCTGAAGAACCGCTTCGCCCTGGTCGAGGACGCCCATGTGCTGGAGCAGCAGCTGCTCGCCGCCAAGGACGCCCACGACGAGCTGGCCGGTGCGCTGGCGCAGTCCCGTCAGTTCTCCAGCGAGGACCTGGACGAGCGCCTGCGTGATCTGGAAAAACGCCTGAAGTCGGTCCGGCAACAGCTCGACCATGCCGACAACAACAGCTACTCGCGTTTGCGCGAGGAGTTCTCCCAGGCCGATGTGGATCGCCTGATGCGCCTGTTCAATGGCCAGCTGTTCAGCCTGCCGCTGGGTGAAAAAGGCATCAGCGCCGAGGGCGACGACTGGGTCAAGGCCGTGGAAGCGGTGCTGGATCGTTTCAAGGGCGACACCTTCTCGGTGCCGGGCCTGTCCATCGACCTCTCGCATATCGAGCCACCGGCGCTGCAGGCCCTGGCCGACCGTGCCGCCCTGCGCGACCAGAAGGATCGCCTGGAGCGCGAACTCAAGCAGCTAAAGACCCAGCATGCGGTGGCCGTCGACCGCGCGGCGAGCAAGGCCCAGGCCGAGGCGCTGTATCAGGCCGTGCTGGATGCGCAGAAAGCGCTGGAAGACTTCCGCCGCAGCCAGACCCTGGCCGCCGAGGAGCCGGCGAAGCTGGAGCAGCTGGCGCAGGCCGAGGCCGCCCAGGAAGAACTCAAGCGCACCAGCGACGCCTTCGCCGAGCGCGTACAGCACCTGTCCGCCAAGCTGCAGCTGGTCGGCCGTCAGCTGGCCGATCTGGAAGCCAAGGAGCGCACGCTGGAAGACGCCCTGCGACGTCGCCAGCTGCTACCGGCGGATCTGCCGTTTGGTACGCCTTACATGGACCCGGTGGACGACTCGCTGGACAACCTGCTGCCGCTGCTCAACGACTACCAGGACAGCTGGCAGGCGCTGCAGCGCGTCGACGGTCAGATCGAGGCGCTGTATGCCCAAGTGCGCCTGAAGGGCGTGGCCAAGTTCGACAGCGAGGAAGATCCCGAGCGTCGCCTGCAGCTGCTGGTCAACGCCTACGCCCACCGTCAGGACGAGGCGCTGACCCTGGCCAAGGCCCGCCGTGCCGCGGTCACCGACATCGCCCGGACGCTGCGCAACATCCGCAGCGACTACGAAAGCCTGGAACACCAGCTCGCGCTGTTCAACCGCGAGATCAACAAGCGTCAGGTTTCCAACCTGGCGAGCTTCCGCATCGTGCTGGCGCCGAACAAGGATGCGCTCAAGCACATCGACCAGATCATCCACAGCGCCGGGCAGTACGAGGAAGGCGAGACGCTGTCGGTATTCGATCTGTCCCAGTCCGCCGAGCAGGACGCGAAGAACGAGGAAGCCAAGGAGTATCTGGCTCGGCTGGTGGCGGCGAACAACAACCAGCTGGGCCTGAAGGACCTGTTCGAGCTGGCGTTCGAGATCACCAAGGTCGGCGGCCAGCCGGTGATTCATACCGACATCGACGGTGCGGCGTCCAACGGCACCACCATGACCATCAAGGCGCTGACCAACATGTACCTGTTGCTGCACCTGATGGACCGCGAGCAGGCCGGGCGCATCCGCCTGCCCTACTACCTCGACGAGGCGGCAGACATCGACGAGCGCAACCAGCAGGCGCTGATCGAAACCAGCCTGCAGCTGGGCTTCGTGCCGATCCTCGCATCGGTGAAGCCTCAGGTCTCGGCCCATGTCGCGATCGACCTTGAGGGCGGCAGCGGGCCGGCCGGCATCTACATCGACGAGGCCGACTGGAAATACATCAGCCGCCGCGAACCAGTCGCCAGCGAGCACACTGCTTCAGCCCAACGGACCGAAGAACCGGCCTGA
- the mksE gene encoding Mks condensin complex protein MksE, whose amino-acid sequence MNIDLKEMTQLAPIFRELFKGYHLSRSEPEPYAQLSNMQDQYRALFKALGFELVCDPRGFYYFVPEQMGAQVNKTAQRLALFTFILVEHLADQGRDPLAVLDGGSLGRDELPALLDKYRDLFLQAEVTTQEELEEKVIRRLTQLGFAEDSNGVYRFLPPMHRFLDVCLSVQQDRDLAASLHSSDLPLPAPELIAEDEGEDDIILIEEAAEESEEDALARAIAEEKELEA is encoded by the coding sequence ATGAACATCGACCTCAAGGAAATGACCCAGCTGGCGCCGATCTTCCGCGAGCTGTTCAAGGGCTATCACCTGTCGCGCAGCGAGCCGGAGCCCTACGCGCAGCTGTCGAACATGCAGGACCAGTACCGCGCACTGTTCAAGGCGCTCGGCTTCGAGCTGGTCTGCGATCCGCGCGGCTTCTACTACTTCGTCCCGGAGCAGATGGGCGCGCAGGTGAACAAGACCGCCCAGCGCCTGGCGCTGTTCACCTTCATCCTCGTCGAGCACCTGGCCGACCAGGGCCGCGACCCGCTGGCGGTGCTCGACGGTGGCAGCCTCGGTCGCGATGAACTGCCGGCGTTGCTGGACAAGTACCGCGACCTGTTCCTGCAGGCCGAAGTCACCACCCAGGAAGAACTGGAAGAGAAGGTCATCCGCCGCCTGACACAGCTGGGCTTCGCCGAGGACAGCAACGGCGTCTACCGCTTCCTGCCGCCGATGCACCGTTTCCTCGACGTCTGCCTGTCGGTGCAGCAGGACCGCGATCTGGCCGCCAGCCTGCACAGCAGTGACCTGCCGCTGCCCGCCCCGGAGCTGATCGCCGAGGACGAGGGCGAAGACGACATCATCCTCATCGAGGAAGCAGCCGAAGAATCGGAAGAAGACGCCTTGGCACGCGCCATCGCCGAAGAAAAGGAGCTTGAAGCATGA